GCGTCCGATCACCGCGTTGAGCTGGCCGACACGCCCGCGAATGTGCCGCATATTCCCTCCGGCGATGTGCTCCTGGCGTCGGTTGCCCGGCGTTACAGTGCGCGTGCGGTTGGCGTTGTGTTGACCGGGATGGGCAGTGACGGCGCGAAGGGCCTGCGCGCCATGTACGATGCCGGGGCGATCACGATCGCCCAAAACGAAGAATCGTGCGTGGTGTTCGGCATGCCGAAAGAAGCCATTGCGCTGGGCGCGGCGCGGCATACGCTGCCGCCGGGCGAAATCGCCAAGTTGTTACAGCAGTACACGACGTGACCGTAAACAAAACGCATGATGACCGGCGTGCCCGGCGGTAAGCGCACAGGGCAGCGCAGGAGTGAGTCGAAGGATGAGACATGGCAGCTAAAACGTTGAAGTACTTGAGTGCGCGTGTTGGGAATCAATGGTATGGGGTTAACGTCGATCAGATCATCGAGGTGCTGCAGCTGATTGCGTTCACTGAGGTTCCGACGTCCCGCAAAGATATCCTGGGCCTGATCACCGTTCGTGACGAAGTGATGCCGCTGATCGATCTGCGCCGTCGCTTTGAGCTGCAAGACATCCAGTTTAAGCTCGACACGCCGGTGATCGCCGTGCGTGAGGCGCACGGGCCGATTGCGCTGCTGTTTGACGATGCCGACCGCGTCGAGGACATCGACGAGTCGCAGGTGACGGTATCCCACTACGGGCAGCAGTTCCCATACGTGCGCGGCGTCGCCAAGCTCAGCGGGCGGCTGCTGTTCCTGCTGGACACGAGTCTCATCAGCCGCGAGATTCGCGAGCTGGATGCGGCCCTGTAAGTCCGGCTCGACCTGCCACATAACGCTACAGCCACGCGCGGATCACCGCATTCAGTGATCCGCGCGTGGCTTTTTGAGTCTCCCGGCTAAAACGCGCCCTCCAGCCGCAACGTCACGATCTGGTACGGCCTGATCGCCAGTGTCACCTGCCGCCCGTCGCAGGGCAGCGGCGTCTGGTCATGTTCGAGCAGATTGGTGATCGTCGCCGCGTGCAGGTCGAAGCTCGCCGTCAGCGTGACCGTGCCGCGCTGACGCTGGCTTTCGTACAGGCGCACGATGATGCCGCGGCCATCTTCCGCGCGCTTGACCGTTTCGATCACGGCGTTCGGCGTATCGGTTCGCAGCAGCGGCGCGAGCGCCGATCCTGCCCCACCGCGCCCGCCCGCCGCAATGAGCGGATCGTTCAGCGCGTAGGCGGCGCGCTCTGTGCCCGCCTGCCACGATCTGGCGTGGGGCAGCAGCGCATAGGTGAACGTGTGGCGGCCCTGGTCGGCTTCGGGATCAGGCATCGTGGGGCTGCGCAGCAGGCTCAGCCGCATCACGTTGGCGTGGATGTCGTAGCCGTACTTGCAGTCGTTGAGCAGGCTCACGCCGTAATTGCCCTCGCTGAGGTCGGCCCACTTCTGCGCGGCGCTCTCGAAGCGCGCCCAGTCCCAACTTGTGTTGCGGTGCGTGGGACGCTGGACGTTGCCCCACTGGATGTCATACGTGGCCTGCGGCGCGAGGATCTCGACCGGGAACGCGGCCTTGAGCAGCACGTGCCGCTCGCGCCAGTCGATCTCGGTGTCGATGTGGATCTGCGCGCTGTTGTGGTCGAGCGAGATCCACTGTACGTAGTCGCTGTGCAGGATGCGCCGGGTGATCTTAAGCGTGGCGCGCAGTGGTCCGGCGGCGACGACCTCAACCGACGTGGCGGGATCGGCAGTCCACTGTTTATCCTCGTAGAAGATGTCGATGTCCCAGGCATCCCAGTTCAGCGGGCGATCCTCGAAGGCCTGGAACTGGTTGGCGATCGCGCCTGGCGGCAGCACGTCACGCTGGGCGGAGAAGTCAAAGATGCGCGTGATATCGCCCTCGTCGTTCAGCTCCACGCGCAGGAACGTGTTTTCGATCAGGTTGGGGGTGACCTGGAAATCGCAGACCGTATCGGGCGGCTCGCCCACGGCCAGCACGAGCGGCGTCACGCTGAACGGGGGCAGTCTATAGGGGCCGATCCACGTGCCGCCCTCGGCGCTCTGGGTTGGCAGCGGCGTGCCGTCAGCGGTTTCGAGGCGCTGGCCCGCCGGGACCGTACCCGGCCACCAGACCAGATCATTACGCGTAAATGCGGTCGGGTTGGCCAGCAGCACGTCACCGCCCGTATGCGCCGCAAGGGCCTTCAGCGCCGCGTCGCGCGCCTCCGCACCGATCTGCGCGATCCGCGCGTACTGCTGCATCGAGTCCTCGTACACGGCGTGGATGCTGCTGCCGGGGATGATGTCGTGGAACTGGTTCAGGCACACCAACTGCCACGCTTCGCGCATCGCGTCGGCGGGATAGGCATAGCCGGGATCGACCGTGCTGGCGAGCGACGCCAGGAACTCCGCGTCGTGCAGCAAAAACTCGCTCTTGCGGTTGGCGCGCTTGTTGCGGGCTTGGGTGGTGTACGTGCCGCGATGGTATTCCAGGTACAGCTCGCCGTTCCAGGTGGGCAGCCGCTCGCCCGCCTCGGCCTCCATGCGCTCGAAGAACGCTTTGGCCGTGTCGTGATGGGTACGCGGCGCACCGGGGAAGTTTTGCATCTCGTGGATGTTTTCGAGCATCTCGCGCGTTGGGCCACCGCCGCCATCCCCGAATCCGAAGGACATCAGCACCTCGTTGTGCTCGGCTTTCTGCTGGAACTTCTGCCACATCTCGAACACCTCGCGCGGGGTGGCCTCGGCGTTGTAATTGGCGTTGGGGCTGAAGTGCGTCAGCACGCGCGTCCCGTCAATGCCCTGCCACCAGAAGCTGTCATAGGGCATGCGGTTGTACTGGTTCCAACTGAGTTTAATGGTGTAGAAGTAGTCCAGCCCGGCCAGCTTGATCAACTGCGGCAGGGACCACGCATAGCCGAACACGTCCGGCAGCCACAGCACGGGCGAGGCCGCGTCTGGCCCAAAGTGCTCGTCGAAGAAGGCCCGCCCCAGCAAGAACTGCCGCGCCAGGGATTCCGCGCCGCTGAGGTTGCAGTCCGCTTCGATCCACATCCCGCCGATGGGTTCCCAGCGGCCCTCGGCCACGCGCTGCTTGATCGCCTCGAACAGGGCGGGGTAGTCTTGGCGCACATACTCGTAGAGTTGCGGTTGGCTCTGCGTGAAGTGATAGCCGGGGAAGCGATCCATGAGGTGCAGCACGGTGTGGAAGGTGCGCCCGGCCTTGCGCCGCGTCTGAGCCAGCGTCCACAGCCACGCGACGTCGATGTGGGCGTGGCCGACCGCCGCGATCGACACGTCGAGCGGCGCACCGGCTGCCGCGATCCCATCGCGTAGGCGGGCGTAGGCGGCGGGCACGCTGTCGTACAAGGCGTCGCCGAATGGCTCGCGGAGGTCCAGGATCGCAAATGCCGCGTCGAGCGCGTTGAGCAGCGTGTCTTTGGCCGGGTGATTCGCGTCCAGCACGTCCGCCACGCCCAGCGCGACGCGCGCCATTGCCACAAAGTTGCGCGTGCCCAGATCGAGGCTCACCAGCGCGCACGGACGCATTTGCAGCCGCGTCTCCGGCCCTTTGCCCCACAAAGTGCCGGACCAGCCGTGCAGTGCCAGCAGGTGCCGCCCGGCGGGCAGCCCGGCATCCGGCAGGCGCACCTCCTGGTGATTGCGGTCGCTGGCGGCCAGCGGCTCGCCGTCGAGGTACACCAGCGTTTCGGGATGGCTGAAGTCGCCCGCCTCACCCAGCGGCAGGAACAGCGCCGCCGGGATGTCGCGCAGGTCGTCGGGGATCTCGAACCACGTGCGCAGCACGAAATCCGTTTCGGGCGTCGCCCAGTAATCGTACGGCTCGATCACCGGCCACGCGCTGTCGTCGAGGGCCGGATCGACCGGCGGCGGCGCGGAT
This sequence is a window from Aggregatilinea lenta. Protein-coding genes within it:
- a CDS encoding chemotaxis protein CheW, whose translation is MAAKTLKYLSARVGNQWYGVNVDQIIEVLQLIAFTEVPTSRKDILGLITVRDEVMPLIDLRRRFELQDIQFKLDTPVIAVREAHGPIALLFDDADRVEDIDESQVTVSHYGQQFPYVRGVAKLSGRLLFLLDTSLISREIRELDAAL
- a CDS encoding alpha-mannosidase, which translates into the protein MNHTVYRTSEKIRQRLSLIDPLVYRQHLPLPPFRYQPLPDPSAPPPVDPALDDSAWPVIEPYDYWATPETDFVLRTWFEIPDDLRDIPAALFLPLGEAGDFSHPETLVYLDGEPLAASDRNHQEVRLPDAGLPAGRHLLALHGWSGTLWGKGPETRLQMRPCALVSLDLGTRNFVAMARVALGVADVLDANHPAKDTLLNALDAAFAILDLREPFGDALYDSVPAAYARLRDGIAAAGAPLDVSIAAVGHAHIDVAWLWTLAQTRRKAGRTFHTVLHLMDRFPGYHFTQSQPQLYEYVRQDYPALFEAIKQRVAEGRWEPIGGMWIEADCNLSGAESLARQFLLGRAFFDEHFGPDAASPVLWLPDVFGYAWSLPQLIKLAGLDYFYTIKLSWNQYNRMPYDSFWWQGIDGTRVLTHFSPNANYNAEATPREVFEMWQKFQQKAEHNEVLMSFGFGDGGGGPTREMLENIHEMQNFPGAPRTHHDTAKAFFERMEAEAGERLPTWNGELYLEYHRGTYTTQARNKRANRKSEFLLHDAEFLASLASTVDPGYAYPADAMREAWQLVCLNQFHDIIPGSSIHAVYEDSMQQYARIAQIGAEARDAALKALAAHTGGDVLLANPTAFTRNDLVWWPGTVPAGQRLETADGTPLPTQSAEGGTWIGPYRLPPFSVTPLVLAVGEPPDTVCDFQVTPNLIENTFLRVELNDEGDITRIFDFSAQRDVLPPGAIANQFQAFEDRPLNWDAWDIDIFYEDKQWTADPATSVEVVAAGPLRATLKITRRILHSDYVQWISLDHNSAQIHIDTEIDWRERHVLLKAAFPVEILAPQATYDIQWGNVQRPTHRNTSWDWARFESAAQKWADLSEGNYGVSLLNDCKYGYDIHANVMRLSLLRSPTMPDPEADQGRHTFTYALLPHARSWQAGTERAAYALNDPLIAAGGRGGAGSALAPLLRTDTPNAVIETVKRAEDGRGIIVRLYESQRQRGTVTLTASFDLHAATITNLLEHDQTPLPCDGRQVTLAIRPYQIVTLRLEGAF